A genomic segment from Lignipirellula cremea encodes:
- a CDS encoding 3-keto-disaccharide hydrolase, which yields MRTASLFCSWVVMLGAATAAMAEETPQWRDLFNGKDLTGWVDVNTSPETWSVRDGMLICTGLPIGVMRSDRQYENFLLHIEWRHMEAGGNSGVFAWSTGTVEEGVRLPKGMEVQMLELDWVNQHKMKDGSLPPIAYVQGELFGAGGLKATPDNPRGSRSKSIEHRCKGKGEWNTYDVVFVDGVVKLSINGKFVNGISQSSVKKGYLCLESEGAEIHFRNIRIMELPPGVLTEDQIAPLVDE from the coding sequence ATGCGTACCGCTTCATTGTTTTGCAGTTGGGTTGTCATGCTGGGGGCCGCGACGGCGGCGATGGCGGAGGAGACGCCGCAGTGGCGCGACCTGTTTAACGGCAAGGATCTGACCGGCTGGGTCGATGTCAACACCTCGCCGGAAACCTGGTCGGTCCGCGACGGCATGCTCATCTGCACCGGGCTGCCGATCGGCGTCATGCGCTCCGACCGGCAGTACGAGAACTTTTTGCTGCACATCGAATGGCGCCACATGGAAGCGGGCGGCAACTCGGGCGTGTTCGCCTGGAGCACAGGCACGGTCGAGGAAGGCGTCCGCCTGCCCAAAGGGATGGAAGTGCAAATGCTGGAGCTGGACTGGGTCAACCAGCACAAAATGAAGGACGGCAGCTTGCCGCCGATTGCCTACGTGCAAGGTGAACTGTTCGGCGCCGGCGGACTCAAGGCGACGCCCGACAATCCCCGCGGCTCGCGCAGCAAGTCCATCGAGCACCGTTGCAAGGGGAAAGGGGAATGGAACACCTACGACGTGGTGTTTGTGGACGGCGTGGTGAAACTGTCGATCAACGGCAAGTTCGTCAACGGCATCAGCCAGTCGTCGGTCAAAAAGGGCTACCTGTGCCTGGAATCCGAAGGCGCCGAGATCCACTTTCGCAACATCCGCATCATGGAGCTGCCGCCCGGCGTTCTCACCGAAGACCAGATCGCCCCGCTGGTGGACGAATAG
- a CDS encoding ribonuclease H family protein has protein sequence MSYPHYLLLAEAAPKASQTGGVWRFVLQALESGEHLEAADEEPAVSGVRLELLAVVRGLEAIGQPSRVTLVTRNAYISRTLRLHLDNWRDSGWMWERFDDMAPITNADLWRRIDGALHYHRVECRTWRFDEPSATVPAPHFSHRSRNRRTYSLPQTDDAAVALEHSGPEQSGREPSRREPSAQPDTRGWLRGVAARLCGDSMEKLKHA, from the coding sequence ATGTCGTACCCACACTATTTGCTCCTGGCTGAAGCCGCCCCCAAAGCCTCCCAAACGGGCGGAGTGTGGCGATTTGTGTTGCAAGCTCTCGAGAGCGGAGAGCACCTGGAAGCTGCTGATGAAGAACCGGCCGTCAGCGGCGTGCGACTGGAATTGCTCGCGGTAGTGCGAGGGCTGGAAGCGATCGGCCAGCCCTCGCGAGTCACCCTGGTGACTCGCAACGCCTACATTTCTCGTACGCTCCGGCTGCACCTGGACAACTGGCGCGACAGCGGCTGGATGTGGGAGCGGTTCGACGACATGGCCCCGATCACCAACGCCGATCTCTGGCGGCGCATCGACGGGGCCCTGCACTATCACCGGGTGGAATGCCGCACCTGGCGTTTTGACGAACCTTCCGCCACCGTGCCCGCCCCGCACTTCTCCCATCGGTCGCGCAACCGGCGGACGTACTCCTTGCCGCAAACCGACGACGCTGCCGTCGCCCTCGAGCATTCCGGACCTGAGCAATCCGGGCGCGAACCATCCCGACGCGAACCATCGGCACAGCCCGACACCCGTGGCTGGCTCCGCGGCGTCGCGGCCCGCCTGTGCGGCGACAGTATGGAGAAGCTGAAGCACGCCTGA
- a CDS encoding class I SAM-dependent rRNA methyltransferase, which yields MLAPKPLSPDPASYLPAVWMKTAIRHPLLYRKRITRADPRAKPGDLVAVYQEEGDLIGYGLYNPRSELAVRMIRYGDELPDDPFWRAQLGAAVELRRNLLRLDEVTDAYRVVHSEGDGLSGIVIDKYGDVLSAEVFSLGMYHRAQELLEMLAPMCDAKHTLVQTAPMVLAQEGFSADPTPSAELPGQVTIQEFGTRFRVKFVGGHKTGFFCDQRDNRRQLASFCRGRSVLDLCCYTGGFSVQAKVLGEAAEVTGVDLDENPLELARENANLNQVRIKFVQADAFAYMRDMLRGGNKFDVVVLDPPKLIRSRAEIEEGTRKHFDLNRLAMQLVAPGGMLLSCTCSGLLPESEFLRLLYAAGRQAGPQITLADGTTRNTERTMQLLARTGASADHPVATNCLETEYLNAAWMRLA from the coding sequence ATGCTGGCTCCGAAGCCGCTTTCCCCTGATCCGGCGTCGTACTTGCCGGCCGTCTGGATGAAAACGGCTATTCGCCACCCGCTGCTGTATCGCAAGCGGATCACCCGCGCCGATCCCCGCGCCAAGCCGGGCGATCTGGTCGCTGTCTATCAGGAAGAAGGCGACCTGATCGGCTACGGCCTGTACAACCCGCGCAGTGAACTGGCCGTGCGGATGATCCGCTATGGCGACGAACTGCCCGATGATCCGTTCTGGCGAGCGCAGCTGGGCGCGGCCGTGGAACTGCGGCGGAACCTGCTCCGGCTGGACGAAGTCACCGACGCCTATCGGGTCGTCCATTCCGAAGGCGACGGCCTGTCGGGCATCGTCATCGACAAATACGGCGACGTGCTGTCGGCTGAGGTCTTCAGCCTGGGCATGTACCACCGCGCGCAAGAGCTGCTAGAGATGCTGGCCCCCATGTGCGACGCCAAACATACGCTCGTGCAGACGGCCCCGATGGTGCTGGCCCAGGAAGGATTCTCGGCCGATCCCACGCCTTCGGCCGAACTGCCCGGCCAGGTGACAATCCAGGAGTTCGGCACGCGGTTCCGCGTCAAATTCGTCGGCGGGCACAAGACGGGGTTCTTCTGCGACCAGCGCGATAACCGCCGGCAGCTGGCTTCTTTCTGTCGCGGCCGCAGCGTGCTGGATTTGTGCTGTTATACGGGCGGCTTCTCCGTGCAGGCCAAGGTCCTGGGCGAAGCAGCCGAAGTGACGGGCGTGGACCTCGATGAAAACCCGCTGGAGCTGGCTCGCGAGAACGCCAACCTGAACCAGGTGCGGATCAAATTTGTGCAGGCCGACGCCTTTGCGTACATGCGCGACATGCTGCGGGGCGGCAACAAGTTCGACGTGGTGGTGCTGGACCCGCCCAAGCTGATTCGCTCCCGGGCCGAGATCGAAGAAGGCACGCGGAAGCACTTCGACCTGAACCGGCTGGCGATGCAACTGGTCGCACCCGGCGGCATGCTGCTGTCCTGTACCTGTTCCGGCTTGCTGCCGGAAAGCGAGTTCCTGCGACTGCTCTACGCAGCCGGTCGCCAGGCGGGACCACAGATCACCCTGGCCGATGGAACAACGCGAAACACGGAACGCACCATGCAGCTTCTGGCCCGGACGGGAGCCTCGGCCGATCATCCGGTCGCCACCAATTGCCTGGAGACCGAGTATCTCAACGCCGCCTGGATGCGTCTGGCTTAG
- a CDS encoding ABC transporter permease produces the protein MSNWTFILRNLRQHWRIHFAVMLGVAAATAVLTGALLVGDSMRSSLRDLTLQRLGRIDELLIADRFFRRELVQELQATAAFKADYSAAAPMILFPGGAVEHQTDDGVRRASQIVVIGCDEQFWKLGSLPTPALFQPPTDGAEIDEQQIVLNAPLAEELGITPAAVASAEGATVTLRFPRLEQVPSENPLGKKEDLTQSLPRLKVAAIIPAESIGRFSLHPAQIAPKNAYLLLPPLQGVLRQKDWDDDDRINAIAVAGKSPDAPPDAKASAALRAALKPTLSDYGFLLTHARQEFTPAEEGAAPEEVFDYFSFTSERMLLSEEAEQAAQQAFSAEHAQPVLTYLANAIALQPQDPLPDGKLLADDVGVPYSTVSAVDWSPAFHPLDLEGQPLPDLADDQIVLNSLTAQDLGAKVGDKIRVLYFKPETTHGETDEQYADFRLAAITPLTEPVKPYGRRRPPVFKERPTLANDPDLTPYVPGVTDTESIEDWDLPFAMTRPIRGQDDQYWSNHRTTPKAFISLAAGRRLWASRFGETTSLRIPAGPDVTEEKLADQFLQQVERDDLDLGLAFLPIKRRQLEASVGSTPFDGLFLALSMFIIAAALLLVMLLFRLGIEQRASEIGLLQAIGFRRRKTALLLAGESLLVALAGGVIGVAIGVAYGELMIYGLTTWWVGAVGSPFLKPYIKPQTLAIGLLSGAGVSLLTILFTLWRTRKTPTRQLLSGQASASPGARRHRSSMIAWAAVAFLFLAALCLSLLATQLSGEAQAGAFLGSGAAVLGLLLLFVWIRLRGSSGSVPDLNQVNMHAGSLSLAMRSLQRNPSRSLMTIALVAAASFLIVAVSSFHMEPTEEGVGGFSLIGQTISPVFVNLNDPAARKDLLGSDSILLDGGAVLSLRLMSGDDASCSNLYKASSPRVLGVPPDFVRYFDQPETPHFGFAGSAVDKEHADNPWYALQLPALAEGETMAEWGRTRPIPVILDKNTAVYSLQLMGGIGQEFTLEYPDLGPIKFQVSGLLANSILQGSLLMDEQVFKQLFPEEGGYRYFLIRTRQGDDAKVASALEDRLSDQGFDAVSSEAVLSSLLAVQNTYISTFQALGSLGLLLGVFGLAAAQLRSVLERRGELALLRAVGFRKRSLGQMVMLENMTLFFEGLGCGVLAALAAVAPHVIFGGATVPVLFLGVMLLLIAGLGALVGLFAVRATLQAPLLAALRGD, from the coding sequence ATGTCGAACTGGACTTTTATTCTTAGGAACCTGCGGCAACACTGGCGCATTCATTTCGCCGTGATGCTGGGCGTGGCGGCGGCGACGGCTGTGCTGACCGGCGCCCTGTTGGTGGGCGATTCGATGCGCAGCAGCCTGCGCGACCTGACCCTGCAGCGACTGGGAAGAATCGACGAGCTGCTGATCGCGGATCGCTTTTTTCGCCGCGAGCTGGTGCAAGAACTCCAGGCGACCGCTGCTTTCAAGGCGGATTACTCGGCTGCCGCCCCGATGATCCTGTTCCCCGGCGGAGCCGTGGAGCACCAGACCGACGATGGCGTCCGTCGCGCGTCGCAGATTGTGGTGATCGGCTGCGACGAACAGTTCTGGAAGCTCGGCAGCCTGCCGACGCCCGCGCTGTTCCAGCCGCCGACCGACGGCGCGGAGATCGACGAGCAGCAGATCGTGCTGAACGCCCCGCTGGCCGAAGAGCTCGGCATCACGCCTGCGGCGGTCGCCTCCGCCGAAGGAGCCACGGTAACGCTGCGCTTCCCCCGACTGGAACAGGTGCCGTCCGAGAATCCGCTGGGGAAGAAAGAAGACCTCACGCAGTCCCTCCCGCGACTTAAGGTCGCCGCCATTATTCCCGCCGAGAGCATCGGCCGCTTCAGCCTGCATCCGGCGCAAATCGCCCCCAAGAACGCGTACCTGCTGTTGCCGCCGCTGCAAGGGGTCCTGCGTCAGAAAGACTGGGACGACGATGACCGCATCAACGCCATCGCCGTCGCCGGGAAATCGCCCGACGCTCCGCCCGACGCCAAGGCCAGCGCCGCCTTGCGGGCGGCCCTCAAGCCGACGCTCTCCGACTACGGTTTCCTGCTGACGCATGCCCGGCAGGAGTTCACGCCCGCGGAAGAAGGCGCCGCGCCGGAGGAGGTGTTCGACTATTTCAGCTTCACCAGCGAACGGATGCTCCTCAGCGAAGAAGCAGAGCAGGCGGCCCAGCAGGCGTTCTCGGCCGAGCATGCCCAGCCGGTGCTGACCTACCTGGCCAACGCCATCGCCCTGCAGCCGCAGGACCCGTTGCCGGACGGAAAGCTGCTGGCGGACGATGTGGGCGTGCCGTACTCCACGGTGTCCGCCGTCGACTGGAGCCCCGCGTTTCATCCGCTTGACCTGGAAGGACAGCCGTTGCCCGACCTGGCGGACGACCAGATCGTACTCAACAGCCTGACCGCCCAGGACCTGGGCGCCAAAGTGGGCGACAAGATCCGCGTGCTGTATTTCAAGCCGGAAACCACGCATGGCGAGACGGATGAGCAGTACGCCGATTTCCGCCTGGCCGCCATTACGCCCCTGACGGAGCCCGTCAAACCGTACGGCCGCCGTCGTCCGCCCGTCTTCAAAGAACGACCTACTCTGGCGAACGATCCCGATCTGACGCCGTATGTGCCGGGCGTGACCGACACCGAGTCGATCGAGGACTGGGACCTGCCGTTCGCCATGACCCGGCCCATTCGCGGGCAAGACGACCAGTACTGGAGCAACCACCGCACCACGCCGAAAGCGTTCATTTCGCTGGCGGCCGGCCGTCGGTTGTGGGCCAGCCGCTTCGGCGAAACGACCTCGCTGCGAATACCGGCCGGACCGGACGTGACGGAGGAGAAGCTGGCGGACCAGTTCCTGCAGCAGGTAGAACGCGACGACCTGGACCTGGGGCTCGCGTTCCTGCCGATCAAACGTCGGCAACTGGAGGCGTCGGTCGGATCTACGCCGTTCGATGGCCTGTTTCTCGCGCTCAGCATGTTCATTATCGCGGCCGCGCTGTTGCTGGTTATGCTGCTGTTCCGTCTGGGGATCGAGCAGCGGGCGAGCGAGATCGGCCTGCTCCAGGCGATCGGTTTTCGCCGGCGGAAGACGGCCCTGTTGCTGGCGGGCGAGTCGCTGCTGGTGGCGCTGGCCGGCGGCGTGATCGGGGTGGCGATCGGCGTGGCGTATGGCGAGCTGATGATCTACGGCCTGACGACCTGGTGGGTCGGGGCGGTCGGTTCCCCGTTTCTGAAACCGTACATCAAACCACAAACGCTGGCGATCGGCCTGCTCAGCGGCGCTGGCGTGTCCCTGCTGACGATCCTGTTCACCCTGTGGCGGACCCGCAAAACGCCCACCCGGCAGTTGTTGTCGGGCCAGGCTTCTGCGTCGCCAGGGGCGCGGCGACATCGTTCCTCGATGATTGCCTGGGCGGCGGTCGCGTTCCTGTTTCTGGCGGCGCTTTGCTTGAGTCTGCTGGCGACGCAGCTCAGCGGCGAAGCCCAGGCGGGCGCGTTTCTGGGATCGGGCGCCGCGGTCCTGGGGCTGCTGTTGCTGTTTGTCTGGATCCGGCTGCGGGGCTCCAGCGGGTCGGTTCCCGATTTGAACCAGGTCAACATGCACGCCGGTTCGTTATCGCTGGCGATGCGGAGCCTGCAGCGGAATCCGTCGCGCAGCCTGATGACGATCGCCCTGGTGGCGGCGGCCAGCTTTCTGATTGTGGCCGTCAGCTCGTTCCATATGGAGCCGACCGAAGAAGGCGTCGGCGGTTTCAGCCTGATTGGCCAGACGATCTCACCCGTGTTTGTGAACCTGAACGACCCGGCCGCCCGGAAGGACCTGTTGGGCAGCGACAGCATTCTGCTCGACGGCGGCGCGGTGCTTTCGCTGCGGTTGATGTCGGGCGACGACGCCAGCTGCAGTAACCTCTACAAGGCGTCCTCCCCGCGGGTGCTGGGCGTTCCGCCTGATTTTGTCCGCTACTTTGACCAGCCCGAAACGCCGCACTTTGGCTTTGCCGGCTCCGCGGTCGACAAAGAGCATGCCGACAATCCCTGGTACGCCCTGCAGCTGCCCGCTCTGGCGGAAGGCGAAACTATGGCCGAGTGGGGCCGCACCCGGCCGATCCCGGTGATTCTCGACAAGAATACGGCCGTCTACAGCCTGCAGCTGATGGGCGGCATCGGTCAAGAGTTTACGCTCGAATACCCCGACCTGGGACCGATCAAATTCCAGGTCTCCGGGCTGCTGGCGAACAGCATCCTGCAGGGCAGCCTGTTGATGGACGAACAGGTCTTCAAGCAGCTCTTTCCAGAAGAAGGCGGCTATCGGTACTTCCTGATTCGCACGCGCCAGGGGGACGACGCGAAAGTCGCCTCGGCCCTGGAGGATCGTCTGTCCGATCAGGGGTTTGACGCCGTGAGCAGTGAAGCCGTGCTGTCCTCGTTGCTGGCCGTGCAGAACACCTACATCAGTACGTTCCAGGCGCTCGGTTCCCTCGGTTTGCTCCTCGGCGTGTTTGGTCTGGCGGCGGCCCAGTTGCGCAGCGTGCTGGAACGCCGGGGAGAACTGGCCCTGCTGCGGGCGGTCGGTTTCCGCAAGCGTTCGCTGGGGCAGATGGTGATGCTGGAGAACATGACGCTCTTCTTTGAGGGGCTGGGCTGCGGCGTGCTGGCGGCCCTGGCGGCAGTGGCGCCGCATGTAATCTTTGGGGGAGCCACCGTGCCCGTTCTGTTTCTGGGCGTTATGCTACTCCTCATCGCCGGGCTGGGAGCGCTGGTCGGCCTGTTCGCCGTGCGAGCCACCCTCCAGGCGCCCTTGCTGGCCGCCTTGCGCGGCGATTAA
- a CDS encoding HdeD family acid-resistance protein → MSNLPLSPIDLRSLGLHALKKNWCWFLALGVLLVVCGLVAIGSSVAATLFSMILLGSLLLVSGAGEVVVALTARSWGGFFVNLLIGVLYLVTGMLVVTSPVAAAEALTLLFALSLLFSGVLRIVLAISSRFHHWVWMLLNGVISVALGMMIWSRWPLSGLWVIGLYVGIELLFNGWSLVMLGLAAKNLPVDETPAK, encoded by the coding sequence GTGTCAAATCTTCCTTTGAGTCCGATCGATTTGCGTTCGCTGGGCTTGCATGCTTTGAAGAAAAACTGGTGCTGGTTTCTGGCGCTGGGAGTGCTGCTGGTGGTGTGCGGTCTGGTGGCGATCGGCTCGTCGGTTGCGGCCACGCTGTTCTCCATGATTCTGCTGGGTTCGTTGCTGCTGGTCAGCGGCGCCGGCGAAGTGGTGGTCGCGTTGACGGCCCGCAGCTGGGGCGGGTTTTTTGTAAACCTGCTGATCGGCGTGCTCTACCTGGTTACCGGCATGCTGGTGGTGACGAGTCCCGTCGCCGCGGCCGAAGCGCTGACGCTGCTGTTTGCGTTGTCGCTGCTGTTCTCTGGCGTGCTGCGTATCGTGCTGGCTATCTCCTCACGGTTCCACCACTGGGTGTGGATGCTGCTCAATGGCGTGATCAGCGTGGCTTTGGGGATGATGATCTGGAGCCGCTGGCCGTTATCGGGCCTGTGGGTGATTGGGCTGTATGTGGGCATTGAGTTGCTGTTCAACGGCTGGTCGCTGGTCATGCTGGGCCTGGCTGCGAAGAACCTGCCGGTGGACGAAACACCGGCGAAATAA
- a CDS encoding M20/M25/M40 family metallo-hydrolase, whose amino-acid sequence MTSLESTPEPDLSRAFDLVMEMMAIPGKSCEEGAIADWVEQRLLAAGALPEQIVRDTAHTRTPTPGQSGNLLLRLEGTVSGPRRLLSAHLDTVPICVGSQPLAEGEMVRSANPQTGLGADNRSGSAVILAAALEILERGLPHPPLTFCWFVQEEIGLQGVRCMDVPLLQGPRLAFNWDGGAAAKLTIGATGGYRILIEIEGLASHAGGAPERGVSAIAIAGLAIADLHRQGWHGLISKDGSLGTSNIGFIHGGEATNVVTDHVTLKAEARSHDPEFRQQIVDAIESAFRRAVEEVASDSGVKGSVRFEGRLDYDSFKLPATEPCVEAAVSVLRELGESPQLAIANGGLDANWLTKHGIPAVSLGSGQIGQHTVAEALDLEQFRLACRTALRLATGAGVWLLA is encoded by the coding sequence ATGACTTCGCTGGAATCCACCCCGGAACCTGATCTGTCCCGCGCCTTTGATCTCGTCATGGAGATGATGGCGATTCCTGGCAAAAGCTGTGAAGAAGGGGCGATCGCCGACTGGGTCGAGCAACGCCTGCTTGCCGCGGGAGCCCTGCCGGAACAGATCGTCCGTGATACGGCCCACACCCGGACCCCCACGCCGGGCCAGTCGGGCAATCTGCTGCTGCGGCTGGAGGGCACGGTGTCAGGCCCCCGGCGGTTGCTGTCGGCCCATCTGGATACGGTGCCGATCTGCGTCGGTTCGCAGCCGCTGGCCGAAGGGGAGATGGTCCGCTCCGCCAATCCGCAGACCGGGCTGGGCGCCGATAATCGCTCCGGGTCGGCCGTGATTCTGGCTGCTGCCTTGGAGATCCTCGAGCGCGGATTGCCGCACCCGCCGTTGACCTTTTGCTGGTTCGTACAGGAAGAAATTGGCCTGCAGGGCGTCCGCTGTATGGACGTGCCGCTGCTGCAGGGACCCAGGCTGGCTTTCAACTGGGACGGCGGGGCCGCCGCCAAACTGACGATCGGGGCGACGGGCGGCTATCGTATATTGATTGAAATTGAAGGCCTCGCCAGCCATGCGGGCGGAGCGCCGGAACGGGGCGTCAGTGCGATTGCGATTGCCGGACTGGCGATCGCCGATCTGCATCGCCAGGGCTGGCATGGGCTGATCTCCAAGGACGGCAGCCTGGGCACCAGCAACATTGGCTTCATCCACGGCGGCGAAGCGACCAATGTGGTGACAGACCATGTCACTCTCAAAGCGGAGGCCCGCAGCCACGATCCCGAGTTCCGCCAGCAGATTGTCGACGCGATCGAATCGGCCTTCCGCCGGGCCGTCGAAGAAGTGGCGAGCGACTCCGGCGTGAAAGGCTCCGTCCGTTTTGAAGGCCGGCTGGACTACGACTCGTTCAAGCTGCCGGCGACCGAACCGTGCGTGGAAGCGGCCGTCAGCGTGCTGCGGGAGCTGGGCGAATCGCCCCAGCTGGCGATCGCCAATGGCGGGCTGGACGCCAACTGGCTGACGAAACACGGGATACCGGCCGTCTCGCTGGGCTCGGGTCAGATCGGCCAGCATACGGTTGCGGAAGCTCTCGACCTGGAACAGTTCCGCCTCGCCTGCCGGACTGCGTTACGACTGGCCACCGGGGCGGGCGTCTGGCTGCTGGCCTGA
- a CDS encoding WGR domain-containing protein, translated as MAKTQSTRAKGGKKKAKAVARPAAAASNGKAKPAPAKATRVASAKAVKATKSAVKKVKASPAASTVAAKKATAKKPAAVKKKAPVKKQVVAKKQVVAKKQVVAKKKAAPIAAAAPVATPGAIYIPVDDLCPLKSSGKVYEDWDAMLNQTNINANNNKFYVIQLVESGGKYYTWTRWGRVGESGQSAMLGDGQLERAKKEFAGKFRSKTGNAWDDRASFKPRSGKYALIEIERSAEATAKASDLEEKLRAIDQQAAQLQPKPQGVAKSSLHPAIESLVKLIFDHDMFKGAMASFDIDVKKMPLGQLTKSQVQKGYDVLASLEKAINSRRGQAINDLSSRFYTLIPHAFGRRTPPPINTADLLMKKFEMLNVLNDIEIALGLQKKSSDTGKPSKLLPNPADENFKKLKADLEWVDPTSRESEIVNTYLTNTAATHFKLKLVDLFRVTRNGEPERFSAHGDLAERKLLWHGTNVAVVAAILGSGLRIMPHSGGRVGKGIYLASENGKSVYYVGWSGKTGVMFLVEAALGKEHTITKDDHRLKAAPDGFHCVVARGRTEPDPQHDLEYDFDGNKVLIPQGKPISQKPFQKSSFSQSEYLVYRESQARLRYVLRVQRA; from the coding sequence ATGGCGAAAACGCAAAGCACCAGGGCAAAGGGCGGCAAAAAAAAGGCCAAGGCCGTAGCCCGGCCAGCAGCGGCTGCCAGCAACGGGAAAGCGAAACCCGCCCCGGCAAAAGCAACCAGGGTCGCATCCGCCAAAGCGGTCAAAGCGACAAAGTCCGCGGTGAAAAAAGTCAAAGCCAGTCCCGCCGCAAGTACTGTCGCCGCCAAGAAAGCGACGGCGAAGAAGCCCGCCGCGGTCAAGAAGAAGGCGCCTGTGAAAAAGCAGGTCGTCGCCAAGAAGCAGGTCGTCGCCAAGAAGCAGGTCGTTGCGAAAAAGAAAGCGGCTCCCATCGCCGCGGCCGCTCCGGTAGCGACGCCGGGCGCTATCTACATTCCGGTCGACGATCTGTGCCCGCTGAAAAGCTCGGGCAAGGTGTACGAGGACTGGGATGCGATGCTGAACCAGACCAACATCAACGCCAACAACAACAAGTTCTATGTGATCCAGCTGGTGGAATCCGGCGGCAAGTACTACACCTGGACTCGCTGGGGTCGGGTCGGGGAATCGGGCCAGTCGGCCATGCTGGGCGACGGCCAGCTGGAACGGGCCAAGAAGGAATTCGCAGGGAAGTTCCGCTCCAAGACCGGCAACGCCTGGGACGACCGGGCCAGCTTCAAGCCGCGTTCCGGCAAGTACGCGCTCATTGAAATCGAACGCTCGGCCGAAGCGACGGCCAAGGCGTCGGACCTGGAAGAGAAGCTCCGCGCCATCGACCAGCAGGCGGCCCAGCTGCAGCCCAAGCCCCAGGGCGTCGCCAAATCGAGCCTGCATCCGGCCATCGAAAGCCTGGTGAAGCTGATCTTTGACCACGACATGTTCAAAGGGGCGATGGCCAGTTTTGATATCGACGTGAAGAAAATGCCGCTGGGCCAGCTGACCAAATCGCAGGTGCAAAAAGGGTACGACGTGCTCGCCAGTCTGGAAAAGGCGATCAACAGTCGTCGCGGGCAAGCCATCAACGACCTGTCGTCGCGGTTCTATACGCTGATCCCGCACGCCTTTGGCCGGAGGACGCCGCCGCCCATCAATACGGCGGACCTGTTGATGAAAAAGTTTGAGATGCTGAACGTGCTCAACGACATCGAAATCGCCCTGGGCCTGCAGAAAAAGTCCAGCGATACGGGCAAGCCGAGCAAGCTGCTGCCGAACCCGGCCGACGAGAACTTCAAGAAGCTCAAAGCCGACCTCGAGTGGGTCGATCCGACGTCGCGTGAAAGCGAGATCGTCAACACTTATCTGACAAATACGGCCGCCACGCACTTCAAGCTGAAGCTGGTCGACCTGTTCCGCGTCACTCGTAACGGTGAGCCGGAACGTTTCTCCGCTCACGGGGATCTGGCCGAGCGAAAGCTGCTCTGGCATGGAACCAATGTCGCCGTGGTCGCCGCCATTTTGGGCTCGGGACTGCGCATCATGCCGCACTCGGGCGGGCGCGTCGGCAAGGGAATTTACCTGGCGTCGGAAAACGGCAAGTCGGTTTACTATGTCGGCTGGTCCGGCAAAACCGGGGTGATGTTCCTGGTCGAAGCGGCCCTTGGCAAGGAGCACACCATCACCAAAGACGACCATCGCCTGAAGGCGGCGCCCGACGGCTTCCATTGCGTGGTCGCCCGGGGGCGGACGGAACCGGACCCGCAGCACGACCTGGAATACGACTTTGACGGGAACAAGGTGTTGATTCCCCAGGGGAAGCCGATTTCGCAAAAGCCGTTCCAGAAGAGCTCCTTTTCGCAGAGCGAGTACCTGGTGTACCGAGAAAGCCAGGCCCGGCTGCGCTACGTGCTGCGGGTGCAGCGTGCGTAA